The genomic DNA TCGCCGACGTGCGAGTCCTCTGTGAGGACTGCGGCCGGCAGTACGACGTCGCGACGCTGCTCGAGCTCGGAGCCTGCGACTGCGACGACCCGTAGTCGACCGGCCACGGACGAGTTGCCGCCGGGGCATAACAACCGTACTACTGTTATGGGTTCGTGTTCGTTCTCGAGTCAAACCGGATCGACCGACAGTATCGCTCCGATAGATGTACGATTCACAAATTAGTAATCACAATTATGTGTAAGTGCGAAACGGGAACAACCGGTGAAAACCGTCCCCGCGCAGTCGATTCACGTTATTGGCGATATCGGCGCCGAAACGCCTTCTGTGAGTGAACTAACGCTGTCGACTCTTTTCAGACTGACGTCACCGTGGTTGCAGATTTCAGACCTGTATAAAACGTATAAAATCACATCCGAGTCGCTTACGATCGCTCGGGTGCGTTGGGTCCTCTTCACACCGGCCTCCGATATGCAATTGAAATTTCGAGTATACAATTCGGTAAATGAGAGATATACATCACGTACCTCGGTGGATCGAACCGAAATCGGCCGGGCGAGGTCGATCGGGCGCGACCGGCCCGTCCGAGGGTTTATCAGACAACCCGCGGCCAACGAGGGTATGTCGAATCGGATTCGATCGTCGCGGCGAACCGTCCTGCAAACAGTCGGCGTCCTCGGTTCGATTGGAGTCGCCGCCGTCTCGACCGCCGTCGCGCGGATCGACGAAACGGACCGGGACGACGATCCGTCGCTCGCTCCGTCCTCGAGCGGCACCGACGACCCGCCGACCGAGGCGAGCCGATACATCGGCGTCGTCGATCGGATCGTCGACGGACAGCACGTCGTTCTCCTGTTAGAGGACTGTGAGACGGTCGTCGACCAGCTCGTCGTTCCGGTCACCCGCTTCGACGGGATCGCGGAGGGCGATATTTTGCTGGCCGTCGTCAGGAACGACGAACTGCTGACCTATCAGCGGCTGCCGGAAAAACCGACCGACTGTCCGCTCTCCGGGACCGAGTGATAGTCGCCGATCGGCGGGGGCGACGCGGTTCGTCTCGAGGTGCCCGCCGGCCGCAATTTCGCGTCGCCGGTCGCCGCTGCGATCGCCGGTTTGTGGATGACTACCGTCCCACACGCCCATAATCCGCAAGTAACACGCCTACCCCGCGGAAACCCGTTCGTTCTCGTATGACGATCACGAGCGCGTCCGAACGGCGGTTGGATCGGCCGGGGACCAGCGGACTCCGAGCCACCTTTTTCGGCGTCTGGTTCGTCGACCTCGTGGCGACGGTCCTGTTCTTTACCGTCCCGTACGCGTACGAACTGAATCCCGTGACGGTTTTCCTCTACGATCTCTTCGGGCTCGCTGGCGTCGTTCTCGCCGCCCTCATCTACGCTGGATTCGTGATCGGTATCGGGTACGTCCTCTCGAGACCGCTCGACGTCGGCTTCGTGGTGAGCGTCGTCGTCCTCTACGCACTCTTCGCGAGCAACAACGTCGTCCTCCTCGTGTCTCGCGAACCGTTGCTGGCCCCGATCGTCCCGTAACCGGACGCCGGACGAACTGCAGCGGTCCGACGTCGATTCGGGGATCTCTCGGCAACCGTTCGACCGTCGGCAGGCCGAGGGGCCCGGTCGTCGGCGCCGCCGCTACGGACCTCCTGAGCGGTATGTTTTAATACCGACTAGTGAGGACGGATCGGTATGTCCGGAGACGTCGATTCGCCGGTGGAGGCGAGACGATGAGCGCGTACGAGGAGTTTTGGACCATCGTCTGCGATCACGCGGCGATCTTCTATCTCATGCTCGTCGCTGTCACCGTGATGGGGGTGTTGAACCTGGCGGCGATGGTACTCGGCGATCAGTCCGAGGGGGCGTTCGTCGTCTCGGTGATGGTCTTCGCCATTCTCGGCGTCACCTGGGTCGGGCTCGCCGTCGTTCTCCGCCACTGCAATCGGCTCTGAGGAGCGCGTCCGCCGCTCGTCCGCGCCGACCAGTCCGATCCCACCTCTCGTTGGCGAGTTGAACCGTAGCGTTCTTTTACCTGTAGCTGGTGTGCGCTAGCTATGCCCACACAGGTTCCGGACGACGAGCCTATCCTCGAGACTGCACGGAACGAGCCCGAAAACGTCGATATCGACAGGGTCGTCGCGCTGCTCGACGCCGACCAGGGGCAGGTCCGCAACGTTGCGTTGCGGTGTCTACTCCTCGTCGCGAACGACGACGCCGACCGCGTGGCGGCGATCGCCGACCGCGTCATCGACTGTCTGGACGACGAGTTTTCCGTGGCGGGGAGCACCGCCACTGCCGTCCTCGGGACGATCGCGGCCGACCGTCCCGACGCGGTCCGGCCGGCGCTCCCGACGCTGGTCGAGACGCTCGACGAGCACCCGCCACGAACCGGCTACAGGGCGGCACGGGCGCTGGGGCCGTTGCTCGAGTCGGATCCGGCCGGGTTCGTGCCGGAGGCGGATCGGCTCCTCGACGTGCTGGTCGATCCGCCGACGGTGTGGGCACCCGATGCGACGGAACTGCAGGACGTTCCCGAGGAACGGCGAGCGTCGATCGCGAACCTGCTGGCGTCCCGACGCGACGAGATCGCGAAAGACGAGGCGCGAACGAGGGGGATACGGGAGTTCGCGGCGCACGCGCTGGTCGAAGTCACGGCGCTCGAGCCCGACGCGATCGCCGACCGGATCGACGAACTCGCGCCCGCCCTCTCGAACGACCCGCCCCTCGCTCGCGCGGCGACGATCGACGCGGTCGCGAACGTCGCCAAAGCCGATCCGACAGTCGTCGAGCCGGCGATCGGCCCGTTGATCGACCGACTCGAGGACGACGCCGAGTTCGTCCGCGCACACGCGGTCCGTGCGCTGGGCTTCGCCGAGGCGACGGACGCGGTCGGACCGCTTCGAGACGTGGCCGATGACGGCGACGGTGAGCTCGGTGAACTGGCCGCGGACACCGCCGATTGGCTCGCCGAGTCGTCCTGAACGGGGGCGTTCGCCGTCGCTGGTTTCGTTACCGCGTCTCGTGTCGTCGAACGGGCCGGGACGTTCGGTGTGCGGTGCGACACGCCACTGTGCGCCCCCGCAATATAGTTCCCCTTAACACATCCCTACACTTATGTATGTTCAACATTGACTAAGGGACCGTATGGTTCGCAGCCAAACAAGTGGGGACTATAGCGATATAGTATCCCGAAGAGAATTCGTATCGCTCACGGGTGCGACTGGTGTCGCTGCGGTCGCCGGCTGTCTCGGCGGCGGTAGTGGTGATGACGGCAACTGGTTCGTCGGTACCCAGGCCGACTTTCCGGCCAGCAACTATCACTGGAACCCTCTCGTCGGCTGGGAGATTCCGCACGACGAGTTCGGGCTGTTCGCCCAGTGGACCCAGTATCTGGTCGACGACGACGAGTTCCACCCGCACCTCGTTCGCGAGTGGACACACGACGACGGCGAACTGACGCTCACGCTCTCCGAGGAGTTCACGTGGGGCAGCGGTGACGACGTCACCGCCGAGGACCTCGTCTTCCAGCTCGAGGTCCTCGAGGCGGCCGATCAGCCGGTCTGGCAGTTCATCGACGACGTCGAAGCGACCGGCGACTACGAGCTGACGGTCTCCTATCCCGAGGGAACGAACCCGGACCTCATCGAGTACGCGCTGTTGCCCGAACGGGCGGCGTACTCGCCGGCAACCTTCGAGGGCGAGAACTGGGAGGAGGATCCCGCAGGTATCGAAATCGACGAACCCGATCCGTCGGGGCCGATCGCGCTGACGGAACACAACGACACGTACTCACAGACCGAGCCCCGCGACGGACTCGACGACTACGCCGATCACCACCTGGCCGACCGGTACAACTGGGACGGCTACCGGGTCGAGTTCCGCGACGGGAACAACAGCGCCCACGAGTCGCTGATCAACGGCGAAACCGACGGGCAACACAGCCTGTTCGCTCCCCCGGAGGTTCTCGAACAGTTCCCGGACGACATCCACGAGTTCCGCGTTCCCGGGGGCTTCGGGATGGCTATCTGGTTCGATCACGACGAGGAGCCCTGGGACCAGCGGGCGGTCAGACAGGCGCTGTACCACTCGATCGATCGCGAGGGGGTGATCGGAACGATCGGTGAGAGCACGAAGGTCAGCCACCATCCCGCACCGACCGGACTCACGTGGGCCAGCGTTGACGACTGGCTCGGCTCCACCGAGCCGGACGGGTTCACCGTCTACGAGTACGATCCCGACCGCGCCGAAGAACTGCTCGACGAGGCCGGCTACGAGATGGGCGAGATCGGGATCGAGCTGACGTACCCGCAGACCTGGTCCGACTGGGCGGACGCGGCCAGAATCATCGTCGACCACCTCAATCAAGCCGGCTGGGACGCGTCGACCGATCCCCGATCCGAAGGGCCGGGGAGCTACGCGGGGTCCGGTCCCGACCTCTTCGTCGACCAGCACACGGAGGGGGGTGCGCCGCGCATGAACCACCCGTACTTCTCGCTGGATTACATTCTTCGCAACCGGCTGCGCGATACCGACGGTCACTTCGCGAACTACCCGTCCGAGGTCGACCTCGACGGGGAGACGATCGATATCGAAACGGAACTGGACACGCTCGCGACGACGACGGACGAATCCGAGCAACGGGAGATCGTCGAACGGTTGGCTCGTGTCGTCAACGAGGACGTGCCCTGTATCTACGTCATGGAGAAGTACGAGCAGTCGTTCGTCAACGGCGATCGGTTCGAGATCCCCGACGACTCGCCGCACTGTTACTCCTACTGGCCGATGTGGTGGCTCCCGAAGGTCGACGAGAGCCTCGAGGGGTACGACACGCCCGGCCTGATGAAGTTCGACGACTGACCGACGGTTGCTCTCTCCCTTCGCTATGAACTGGTATCTCAAGCGGACCGGACAAGCACTGTTCACGCTCTGGGCGGTCGTGACGATCGCGTTTGTCCTGGCGTGGAACGTTCCAGGATCCCTGGTCGATCACATGGTCGACCGGATCGTCCAGAACAGTAACATCGACCCGGAGGTCGTGCGGCAATCGATCGAGAGCCGGCTCATGTTCGACCCGGACGCGTCGGTGGTCGAGGCGTACGTGACGTACATGTCGGCACTGCTCGACGGCAACCTCGGTTACTCCTTCGTGGCCGGTCAGGACGTCACCGCGACGCTCTCCGAGGCCGTCCCCTGGACGCTCCTCGTGATGTCGCTCGCGACCCTCGGGATGTTCGCCGTCTCCCTGGCGCTCGGCGCGATCATGGCCTACCGGGAAGGATCGTGGTTCGACCTCGTGAACACATTCGTGGGGATCGTCACGACCTCGATACCCTACTTCGTCGCCGCGTTCCTGTTGATCCTCTGGGTCGGCCACAGCGACGCGCCGATCCTCGAGCTGTTCCCGCCGCGCGGACGGCAGCCGCCGCGAGTCGACCCCGGCTTCACCCTCGCGTTCGTCGGGGGGGCGCTCAGACACGCGACGCTGCCGGCGCTGTCGTATATCGTCACCGGCTACGGACTGCTCGCCCTCTCGATGCGGGGCAACAGCATCCAGACCCTCGGGGAGGACTACGTCAGGGTCGCCGAACTTCGCGGCCTCTCCTCGCGACGGATCGCGCTCCGATACGTCGGACGCAACGCCATCCTCCCCCTCTACACCAGCCTGTTGCTCTCGATCGGGTTCATGCTGGGATCGTCGGTGGTGCTCGAGCAGATCTTCCAGTACCACGGCGTCGGCTACTGGATGTACGAAGCGATAGACGCCAACGACATCCCACTGATGATGGGCACGTTCATCGTCATCACGGTGTGCGTGGTGATCGCCACGTTCGTTGCGGACATGACCTACAGTATGCTGGATCCGCGGATCAAATCGGGTGAGCAAGGTGAAGCGTACTGAGGACGGTCGCGGCGACGCGGACGGCGACCGTCGCACCGACGGCGGCTCCGGCGGCATGTTCGGCGACTCGGCGGCCACGGTCGTCACCCGTCGCCAGCGCGCTCGGGAAACCGTCGACGAGTCGGTCGTCGCCCCGTTCAAAGTGGCGTGGTCGGACTGGCGAACGAAAGTCGCGCTGATCATCCTCGGCGGATTCGTCGCGACAGCCGTCCTCGTCTGGCTCCACCAAGCCGGTTACACTCTGCTGAACGACGTGCTTCGGGTCGTCGGCTCCCCCTGGGAACTCGAAGCGCCGCGGAGTCCGGTCGGGGTCGACGAGGAACGGCGCAGCGTGCGGCCGTTCCGGAACTGGCAGCACCCCTTCGGCACGTTCGACAACGGCGTCGACATCCTCTCGGCCATCCTCTGGGCGACGCCCAGCATGTTGCAGATGGTCCTCGCCGGCGGCGTCTTCTCGACGATGATGGCCACGGTGGTCGGAACCGTCTCCGGCTACAAGGGCGGGACCGTCGAGTCCGTCTTGAACACGATCGTCGACATCGCGATGTCGATCCCCGGCCTGCCGCTGGTCGTCGTGCTCGTCGCGATCATCCAGCCGTCGTCGCCGTACGTCGTCGGAATTCTCATCACGATCAACATCTGGGCCGGCCTCGCGCGGACGATCCACTCGCAGGTGCTGTCCCTGCGCGAGAAGTCCTACGTCGAGGCCTCGCGCACGATGGGGATCTCCACCCCGCAGATCATCCGGAAGGACATCCTGCCGAACCTGATGCCGTACATCACCGTCAACTTCGTCTACGCGGCCCGACGGGTCATCTACGACAGCATCGCGCTGTACTACCTGGGGCTGCTCGGCGGCGGGATGGCCGAGAACTGGGGCGTGATGCTCGACTGGGCGTACAACCTGTACAACGCCCTCACCGTCTCGGGCAAGGCGTACATGCTCGTCGCCCCGATGGTTCCGATCGTCCTGTTGTCGATGGCACTGATCCTCCTCTCACAGGGGACTGACAGGCTGTTCAACCCGCGCGTCCGAACGCGCCACGCGGGCGAGACAGTCCGGGAAGACGACACCGACCACGAAGTCAATCCACCGGCCTGAACAATGACCGAGCAAGAGACACAATCCACGCGGACGACACACGGCACAGACAGTACGGACAGTACGAGCGACCGAATCATCGAGATCCGCGACGCCCGGGTCTCCTTCGAGATGGAGCGGGGCGTCTCCCGCGTTCTGGACGATGTCGACCTCGACGTCCAGCGCGGCGAGATCCTCGGCGTCGTCGGGGAGAGCGGCAGCGGCAAGTCGATGCTCGCGTCCGCGATGCTCGACGCGGTGGTCGACCCCGGCGTCCTCTCCGGCGACATCACCTACTACCCCGACGACGGCGACCCCGTCGGCGTCCTCGGGCTCAGCGATCGACAGCTGAAACGGCTGCGCTGGGAGCAGATCTCCATGGTGTTCCAGGGCGCGATGAGCTCGTTCAACCCGACGATGGGCGTCCGCGAACACTTCGTCGAGACCCTCGAGGCCCACGACGACGACGTCGAGGCGGGGATGGAGCGGGCGCGGGAACTGCTCTCGGACCTCTACCTCGAGCCCGAGCGCATCCTCGATTCCTACCCGCACGAACTCAGCGGCGGCATGCAACAGCGGGCGCTGATCGCCCTGTCGCTGGTCCTCGAGCCGGACGTGCTCGTGATGGACGAGCCGACGGCGGCGCTGGACCTGCTGATGCAGCGGTCGATCCTCTCCCTGCTCGAGAACCTCCGGGAGAAGTACGATTTGACGATGGTGTTCATCACGCACGATCTGCCGCTGGTCGCCGAACTCGCGGATCGGATCGCCGTGATGTACGCCTTCGAACTGATCGAGATGGGGCCGACCGACGAGATCCTCCGGCACGCCGCCCACCCCTACACGCGGGCGCTGTTGAACGCGACGCCGAACCTCGACGCGCCGCTCGAAGAGATGCAGTCGATCGAGGGAGCCGCGCCGGACCCGGTGGACGTCCCGCAGGGATGTACGTACGGCCCGCGGTGTCCGCTTGCCGACGAGACCTGCGTCGCCGACGAGCCGGCGTTCACGCGGGCCGGTCCGGACCACGACGTCGCGTGTTTCCACTGGGAAGACGCGGCCGAGGCGGTCCCCTTCACCGGCGAGAGGCTCGACGAGGACCCGGGGGCGTCGATCACGGAGGAGCGCCGATGAGCGGGGCCCCGCTCGTCTCGCTCGAGGAGTGCGAGGTCCACTTCGAGGAGAGCCAGGGCCTGTTCGACTTCGGCGACCCCGAAGTCGTCAGGGCCGTCGACGGCGTCTCGCTCGACATCGAGGAAAACGACGTCATCGCCCTCGTCGGGGAGTCCGGCTGCGGGAAGACCACGCTCGGGAAGACGACGATCGGGCTCCAGCGGCCGACCGGCGGGAGCGTCCGCTATCGCGGCCAGGACATCTGGGACGCGAAGGACGGCCGCGGCAACGTCGACATCCCCTACGACGAGATCCGGCGGTCGCTCCAGATCATCCACCAGGACCCCGGCAGCGCGCTCAACCCGAACCGCCGAGTGATGAAGATCCTCGAGGCACCACTCAAGCGCTGGCAGTCCGGGATGAGCGCCGGCGACCGTCGCCGAGAGGTGCGATCGATGCTCGAGCGGGTCGGGATGACGCCGCCGGACGACTACGCCGGGCGGTACCCCCACCAGCTCTCGGGCGGCGAGCAACAGCGGGTCGCGCTCGTCCGCGCGCTGCTGATGGACCCCGACCTGATCCTGGCGGACGAGGCGATCTCGGCGCTGGACGTCTCCCTGCGCGTCGAGATGATGGACCTGCTGCTCGAGTTGCAGGGGCAGTTCGACACGTCGTTCGTGTTCGTGTCTCACGACCTCTCGAACGCGCGATACCTGGCCGCTCACGCCGGCGGCCGAATCGGCGTGATGTATCTCGGCCAGCTGGTCGAGATCGGCCCCGCAGAGCAGGTCATCAATAACCCGAAACACCCCTACACGAAGGTGCTCCGGTGGGCGACGCCGGATCTCCACGCCGGGACCGACGCGGCGGAGCCGCCGGTTCGAACGATCGACGTTCCCGATCCGACGGACCCGCCGAGCGGGTGCCGGTTCCACACGCGGTGTCCCGAGGCGCGCGAAGCGTGCCGGCGAGCCAGCCCCGCCCCCGTCGATGCGGGCTCCGACCACGAGGTGGCGTGCTTCCGCGAACTCGACGACCACGAGTACTGGTCGACGCCGTCGCTCACCGGAGCGGACGAACCGACCGACGGGCCGTCCGCATCCTCCGATTGAGGTCGCCCCGGCGGGCCCGCGACACCTAATTTTAAGAGCCGTCCGGACGACTGAAAAACCGAATGACCGGTTCAGAGACCGCTTCCCAGAGCGAGGACTGTCCAGTACCCGATCTCGAGCGCATGACGCTGGCCGAGAAGGCCGGACAACTCGTCGGCGCGTTCGTCGGATCGATGGGCGACGTCGACCTGAACGTCGATGACGCGGCGGCGCTCGTCCGCGATGCGGGCGTCGGAACGATCGCTGCGTTCGGAATCGGCGTCTCCACGTATCACGATCCAGAGCGGGTCGCCGAGATCGCAAACCGGCTCCAGCGGGTCGCACTCGAGGAGACGCGCCACGGAATCCCCCTGTTGCTCCCCGTCGACGCCGTTCACGGACACGCGTACGTGGACGGGGCGACGGTGTTTCCCCATGGGCTCGGGGTTGCCGCGACCCGCAACCCCGCGCTCGCGCGGACGGCCGGCGAGATCACGGCGGCAGAGATGCGGGCGACCGGCGCGACGCTCAACTACGGTCCGACGTGTGACGTGGCCCGGGACCCGCGCTGGGGACGAACGTTCGAGACCTACGGCGAGAGCCCGCTGCTGTGCGGGACGTTCGCCCGGGAAACGGTCCGCGGCCTCGAGTCCGACGAGGGGAGTCCGCGCGTCGCCGCGACGGCGAAACACTTCCCCGCCTACGGCGACCCCGCGGGCGGCGAAGACGCCGCGGCGGTGGACCGGTCCCCGAGCACGATCCACCAGCTGTTCGTCCCGCCGTTCGTCGAGGCGATCGACGCCGGTGCGTCGGTGGTGATGCCGTGTTACAACTCGATCGACGGCGAGCCGGCCCACGGCTCGCGGCGGTATCTGACCGAACTCCTGCGCGAGCGGCTCGGATTCGACGGCCCCGTGGCCTCGGACTGGGGCGGGATCGACCACCTTCACGAGGACCACCGCGTGACGGCCACCCAGCGCGACTCGGCGCGGACGACGATCGAGGCCGGGCTCGACCTGATCTCGATCGGCCGCGAGGAGTACGCGGCCCACGTTCGGGACCTCGTCGAGTCGGGCGAGCTCTCGGAGGAGCGACTCGACGAGGCCGTCGCTCGGATCCTCGCGCTCAAGGCGTCGCTCGGCCTCTTCGAGGACCCGTACGTCGACGTCGAGACGGTCCGGACCACGATCGGCTCGTCGGCCCACAGGGCGGCCGCGCTGCGAGCGGCCCGCGAATCCCAGACGCTCCTCGAGAACGACGGCGTGCTCCCGCTGTCCGCGGACGTCGACTCGATTCTGGTCGCGGGACCGAACGCTGCGTCGCTCCGCAACCAGTACGGCGGGTGGAGCGTTCAGGAACCGGACCCGGCGTCCGGATCGACGATCCTCGACGGACTCGAAACGCGGGCCGGCGACGAGCTGACGGTCCGCTACGAGCAGGGCGCAACCCTCCGGGAACGACGGGACCTCGACGCGGCCGCGGACGCGGCGGCCGACGCGGACGTGGCGGTCGTCGCCGTCGGCGAAGGGTGGTACTACCACGAGTTCGGTCCGCGGGAACTCGTCGGGCCGACCGGAAGCTTCCCGACCCGATCCCAACTCGAGTTGCCCCCAGCCCAGCGCGACCTGCTCGAGGCGGTCCACGAGACCGGGACGCCGCTGGTGGTCGTCGCGATCGCGGGGCGGCCGCTGTCGCTCTCCTGGAGCGCCGCCAACGCCGACGCGCTGTTGTACTCCTACTATCCGGGAAGCGAAGGCGGGGAGGCCATCGCGGACGTCCTGTTCGGGAACTACAACCCGTCGGGTCGACTCCCGATCAGCGTTCCGCGCTCGGCGGACGATCTCCTGACGACGTTCAACCACTTCGCGCACCCGACGCCGATCGGTGCCGACGAACACCCCGACACGTACGATCCCCTCTACGAGTTCGGCCACGGCGAGAGCTACACCGAGTTCGTGTGTTCGGACCTGTCGGTCGCGGACTCGCGGATCGGCCCCGCCGAATCGATCGCCGCGTCGATCACCGTCGAAAACGTCGGCGACCGGCCGGGCGATCGCTCGCTCGACTTCTTCCTGCGGGACGAGGTGAGTTCGCGGGTTCGCCCCGTCTGCGAACACGTCGGGTTCGCACGGGTCAGCCTCGCGCCCGGTGAGTCGACGACCGCCGAGGTGACGATTCCCAACGACGCGCTCGCCGTGACCGATTCCAGCGGACGAACGGCGGTCGAGCCGGGGACGTTCGAACTCTCCTGTGAGGGCTGTTCGGCGACCGTCACGGTCGAGTCGAGCGCCGAGCGACGGTAACACCTCGTCGAGACCGCGTTCGCATCTTTTCGTTCCGACGCCGGCCGACGGTACCGACCGCGTTGTAAGCCATCGAGTACTCACGACGTAACTCCCGCTGAACCAGCCGTTTACTCGCACAACGGTCGTCTTCCGAGACTGATCCGGTTCGCCGACTTGCAAATACGTTTGTGTATCGGCTAGTGGAAAACGAATATCCGTACGCAAATCGAGGGACGGAAGCGGAATGTCCGGTACAATCATCGTATATAATATATGTTTGGAACATATGTTCTATCAACAACGAGTCTAGCAGAACATAGATTTTTGTACGACCGGAAACGAGACACAATCTATGGATACACAGATGCTCCGAGGGGCGCTCGAGGACGCCGGGTTGACCGGCCAGCAGGCGGAGGTGTACCTGACGCTGCTCGAGGCGGGCTCGTCTCCAGTCGTCGAAATCGCACACCAGTCGTCGGTCTCGTCCTCCCGGATATACGACGTCGTCCGGTCGCTGGAGGAGGAGGGGTTCGTGGAGACGCTCGAGCGCGATCGATTGTTCGCTCGACCGCGCGAACCGGTCGACGTCCTCAATCGACTGCGACGGAAAAGCGAAATGTTCGCGGACGCCGCCGGCGAGATCGAAGACCGCTGGGAGCGGCCGGATCCCCAGGACTCGCGGATCAGCGTCCTGAAACGGACCGAAACGGTCCTCCGGAGCACCGGGGACGCGATCGCCGAATCGTCCGTCTCCGTCGCGCTGGCCGCGACACCGGAGCAACTCGAGGAGTTACGGCCGACGATCGAGACCGCGGCCGAGAACGGCGTGCTGATCCAGATCGCGATCTACGACGCCGGCGAGACGGACGTTCCCGACATCGACGGCGTCCTCGAAGTTCGGCGCTGCCCCATTCCGGGGCCGTTCCTGGCGATCGTCGACCGCCGGTACGCGTTCTTCGCCCCGAACGTCCACAGCGACCGCTCCTACGGGATCACGATCGGCGACGAGATCCTCTCGTTTATCATGCACTGGTACTTTCGGACGTGTGTGTGGGCGCACAACGAACGGCTCCACGTCGATCGAACCCAGGTGCCGACCTACGTGAGCATCGAGCGGTTCGTCCACGACGCCGCCTCGCTGCTCCGCGACGACGCGGGGATGACGCTGCGGGTGATCGGCCATCGGACGGCGACCGGCGAGCGCGTCGAACTCCACGGCGAGCTCGTCTGGGCGACGTGGGGCAGTCGACTCGGCCTGCCCAACGAACCCACGTACACGGATCTCGCCGGACAAGTCACGCTCTTTCTCGAGACGGAGGGGAAGGTCGTCTCGATCGGCGGCTGGGGCGCGCTGTACGAGGACGTCGAGGCCGAGATCATTCGGGTCGAGGGGATCGACTTTCCGGACCCGTAACCCGCGTCCGTCGGGCCGGCGAACCGCGACGTTGAGCGCCACACCGATCTGGGACCGGGACGACGGGGGACGCCGGTTCGCCAACCGAGGCGATCGAGTCGATCTGGCGATTACATGTATATGGCTGTAATTTAACTGTGAAACTGACGGTCGGTCGGATCACGGGCTGTGCAACGCCCGCTCGTCTCGCGCGAGGAAGAGCCGCACGAATCCGGGACGCGCGTCGATCGGTTCCCCGGTTTCCGAGCGGCCGCACGAGTTCGTCGGTCCGAACCGCCGATCCGCTCTCGCTCGGTGACGACTCGAGACGAACCCTCTCGACGCGATGGTGGGTCGGTAGCGGAGACCGATCGAGTTCGATTCCACCAACGATAGTGGAGTGCCACTG from Natrinema salaciae includes the following:
- a CDS encoding glycoside hydrolase family 3 N-terminal domain-containing protein, translating into MTGSETASQSEDCPVPDLERMTLAEKAGQLVGAFVGSMGDVDLNVDDAAALVRDAGVGTIAAFGIGVSTYHDPERVAEIANRLQRVALEETRHGIPLLLPVDAVHGHAYVDGATVFPHGLGVAATRNPALARTAGEITAAEMRATGATLNYGPTCDVARDPRWGRTFETYGESPLLCGTFARETVRGLESDEGSPRVAATAKHFPAYGDPAGGEDAAAVDRSPSTIHQLFVPPFVEAIDAGASVVMPCYNSIDGEPAHGSRRYLTELLRERLGFDGPVASDWGGIDHLHEDHRVTATQRDSARTTIEAGLDLISIGREEYAAHVRDLVESGELSEERLDEAVARILALKASLGLFEDPYVDVETVRTTIGSSAHRAAALRAARESQTLLENDGVLPLSADVDSILVAGPNAASLRNQYGGWSVQEPDPASGSTILDGLETRAGDELTVRYEQGATLRERRDLDAAADAAADADVAVVAVGEGWYYHEFGPRELVGPTGSFPTRSQLELPPAQRDLLEAVHETGTPLVVVAIAGRPLSLSWSAANADALLYSYYPGSEGGEAIADVLFGNYNPSGRLPISVPRSADDLLTTFNHFAHPTPIGADEHPDTYDPLYEFGHGESYTEFVCSDLSVADSRIGPAESIAASITVENVGDRPGDRSLDFFLRDEVSSRVRPVCEHVGFARVSLAPGESTTAEVTIPNDALAVTDSSGRTAVEPGTFELSCEGCSATVTVESSAERR
- a CDS encoding TrmB family transcriptional regulator, with product MDTQMLRGALEDAGLTGQQAEVYLTLLEAGSSPVVEIAHQSSVSSSRIYDVVRSLEEEGFVETLERDRLFARPREPVDVLNRLRRKSEMFADAAGEIEDRWERPDPQDSRISVLKRTETVLRSTGDAIAESSVSVALAATPEQLEELRPTIETAAENGVLIQIAIYDAGETDVPDIDGVLEVRRCPIPGPFLAIVDRRYAFFAPNVHSDRSYGITIGDEILSFIMHWYFRTCVWAHNERLHVDRTQVPTYVSIERFVHDAASLLRDDAGMTLRVIGHRTATGERVELHGELVWATWGSRLGLPNEPTYTDLAGQVTLFLETEGKVVSIGGWGALYEDVEAEIIRVEGIDFPDP